In Candidatus Thermoplasmatota archaeon, the genomic stretch GAAAACAGCACATGGTGCCTTTGCTGCAATCATGAATGCACGGTACGGTTTCTTCTGGTCGTTTAGTACTGATGGGGATTCCCAGCGGTACCATCGTGAGTTTTGGGATGCTGTTTTTAATGAAGGAAAAACAAATCTTGGACAGGTAAATCATGATTCAAAAGAAGACAATTTATATATGATTGATCGGTCCTGCATGCGGTGGGTGTACTATGAAACAAACTTATTTGGTGATCCAGCTGTTTCACTGAAGGTAACGAGTAATCCACCTCAACCAAAACCAATTCTTGAAATACGAAATATCACTGGTGGTTTTGGTATCACTGCAGTTGTCATGAATACCGGTGATGCACAAGCAACCGATATTAACTGGGCAATTCGTGTGTCTGGAGGTATCCTGAATCGTATTCACAAACAAACAAACGGTATGATCGCTCAACTACCAGAAAATACATCTCAGGTGATTTCACATCCCTGGTTCTTTGGATTAGGAACTATTGAAATTACCCTGGTTGCAATCTGTCCTCAAACATCAATTCCTGAACAAACCCTCCAAGGAAAACAACTTTTTGTTTATACAAAAATTGTGCCGTAGTCATGTGAATCACATCGGGACATATCTATTCGAATGAACTAGCGTTCAATGTATGGCTAGAATCGAATGATACTTTTTTAGCGGTTAAATAAACCATAAAAAGACGGAAATAATTGTATATTTTACGAAATGGTTAAACAAAGAAAGCGTTATCTTAAAAAAGGTTTGCCACTCATCGGTATTATTCTGTTGCTGTATTTGGTTAGTCAATTAGACATTCACCGTGTGATAAATGAGTTGACATCAATTAATCTGGTTATTTTGTTTTTTTCGGTGTTTTTAACTATCCCTCTGCTCTGTATTAGAACTTCTGCCTGGCGTTTGATCCAAGATGCACAGAACATCCAACTTTCTTTTGTATCATCAATGAAAATTTTACTGATTGGTTTTTTTTACGGCATTATCACACCAGGATATCTTGGGCAGGTTATGCGGATACCATACATGCGAGAGCAGACCCAACAACCCTATGGAAAGTTATTTGTCAATGTTGTTCTCGAAGTCATTGTTCATAATATATCTTTGTACCTTATGATGATTGTAGGTGCCTTGCTTGTCGTCAGTATGCTTCCAAATCTCCTCTATATTACTCTATTGTGGCTGATGATCGTAAGTGTTTCGATCGTTGTCTTCATTCGAAAAGAACGAGGTGATCGATTCTTTTCTTGGTTGATTCATCATAGTCTACCTAAAAAATACCAACAAAAGTTTGTTCATTTTACCCAATCATTTTATCTCGATTTTCCTAACATACGAAAACTTTTATTGCCTGGTTTCCTAGGTGTGTTTACCTGGATTATTGTTTTTACCCAAGAGTATCTTGTCGCTGTTGCTGTTGGAGCAGAAATACCTTACCTGTATTTTCTCTTGCTATATCCTATTGCAAATACTGCTGGCTTTATTCCAATAACGTTTGCAGGATTGGGTACCCGTGAGTTCACCGCGGTGTTTCTTTTTTCCACACTTTTTACGATTTCTGCTGAAAAAATATTTGTGTTTACCATTCTAGGTTTTGTAATCACAGAAATTTTACTTGGATTCGCTGGTTTTCTAGTATCGTTCATGGATCCTCGTATAACAACGCATGCATCAGGCTCATTAAAAGAATAAAGAATCTGCAGAGTGTACAATCAGAAAAAACCGGTTTTTTTAAATACTATTTAAGTTTTTCCAAAAAAAATTTATATACTTCGAAATATAAATAAATATATACTCAAAGGTTTTTATACAAAATCTTAGGGGGAAAAATATGAAAAAGATACTACCATTGATCTTAGTAGGAATGTTAGTTTTCGCAGGACTAGGTGTTCGTGCGAATATTGATGAAACAAGCAAAAATTTATGTGTGACTATGGTCACATCACAACCGAATGTTGTTGATAAGGGTGAATATATCGTACTCGAACTACCAGAAACAACATCATATGTGTTAGATGCAGGCAAACCTATGATGCCAAAACAGGTTCATGTGTTCGATATCCCCTTTGGATCAACTAATATTCAAGTAAGCTGCGTCCCAACAGATATTTCAGAAATGTATGTCACAAAAGAAATCATCCCATCACCACAACCACTTCCGTTACTTCCTGATGTTGAGGTAGGAAATGAGGATATCAAAGATATGCAAGTTTATACTAGTTCTGAGTTATATCCATCATGTTGGTATGACTATCAAACAACCGCAGGTCTCGATGGTTCAGGAAATCATGTTATTCATGTTGCAATTCATACCTATCCAGTTCGATATGCACCACTGCTTGGAAAAATAGTAACTTCAAAAACAATGACTATCTCGGTTTCGTATACACCACCAAACACACCAATTCTATTTGGTGATACCTATGATTTAGTGATTATTGCACCCAGTCGTTTCTCACGTGCCTTGCAGCCATTGGTGAAACATAAAAACGATATGGGTATGAGGACTATATTCAAAACAACTGAATGGATTTACACGAAATATCAAGGTTTTGACAAACCTGAGAAAATTAAACATTTCATTAAAGATGCCCTTGGCCCAGAAGGATTAAACTGGGGTATACGGTATGTTCTGCTCGTCGGCGGATTGAAAAATCATCTATTTACCAATGACCGAGAGAACAATAGTACCGGAACAAAAGCATGGCACGTCCCAGTTCGTTATACGAATTTATACGAATCATATAACTCCCATCAGCCACCGAGCAGTTCAAATGTCTATGATCCAGGGTATGTCAGCGATCTCTACTATGCTGATGTTTACAATGCGAACGGAAGTTTTTCAACATGGGATACCAACAAGGACAGAACCTATGCTGTATGGGGAAAAAGCGGTTTTGCAAGAGATACACTTGACCTTGATCCCGATGTTGCAGTTGGTCGACTTGCCTGTCGAAACACACTTGAGGTAAAACAAGTTGTTAAAAAAATTATAACGTATGAAAAGAAAACTGCGGGTCAGGAGTGGTTCAAAAAAATGGTTGTTATTGCTGGCGATGGCTTCCAAGATCAAGCAGATTTTGGGATAAGCTGGGATGTAAATTCTCTTCCTACGGGACGATACACGATTTATGCACAGAGTAAAAATATTGATGATGTTGCTGGCCCGGTAGATATCATTAACGTTACTGTCGATAAATCAGTTGCATCAAAAGTAACATTTAATGAAGATGATCATCTGAAAATTGATAAATATCCTGCGCTTCCCATCGCAGAAATCACTTCTCCATCTGAAGGAGATATTCTTGGAAATACTAATGTTGACAAAATACCAGAAAAGGCATACATCGGTTCTCGATGGGCAAAAATAAGATACATAAATGGTGTTATGGAGATAAAAGGTAAATCCTATGATCCGCGACCTGATGGGGTTGTTACTACACTTCATGTTGTTATCAAGGCAAGTAATGGTTCTGTTGTGTTTGAAGCAGAAAAAAGTTTTGAAATGTATTTCGAAGATGAACATGAAACAAAACTTGCCATGAGTTATATGCCTAATGATTTTACAAAAGAAGTGTTATGGTCATCGAATGGTAAATTTACCAGTCAGGATGATGTTATTTCTGCACTAAGCGCAGGATCAGGATTTGTATATTTCTCAGGACATGGCAGTCCCCGAGTCTGGGCAAATCATTACCCTGGTATTCCTGGTGGTCGGGCAAATTCAAGTATTGTCGGTCTGAGTAGTTTTGATATCAAAAAAGCACCCTACTTCCCAATGAGTAAATTAACCAATGGCAACAAACTCCCAGTTTTACTTGTTGGTGGTTGTCATAACAGCCAGTTTAACATTTCATTGATTAAAACACTGAATCTCACAGACAAATTTGGCCCTTTTGCTGCAAGTGACATTGCTGGATATTGGACACATGGAGTTCCAACCTATGAAGCATGGAGCTGGGCACCAGTACAATCATCAAAAGGAGGTGCGATTGCAACAATTGGCTGTACCGGTCTTGGATATGGATATCTTGGAGTTGGATGCACTCAGGGTCTAGGTGGTTGGATTAACCCGCAATTTTTCAAGATCACCGGACAAAAAATCGATGCTAGTCAACCGTTGATCCTTGGTGACATCTACCGGCAGACGCTCTCAAATTACATTACAACCTTCCCAGTTAAAAGAGAGTTAGAAGATTGCAAAACCGTCCAAGAGTGGATTTTACTTGGTGATCCAAGTCTTATGATTGGTGGCTACACCACATAAAAAGCTCCATCTCTCTTCTTTCTTTTAAAAATCTTGTAAGGTTTTTTGTAGATCATCAGGTAGTACAACGGTTCGTTCAACTTCGCGCCATTCAAGGTTATACTCTACGAGTAATTTTCGTACCATATCAGGTATTTTTGGTGCACAGAGGATGCCTCGAACTTTTGCTTCTTTATTATCTCTCTTGATATCACAGACATACATCCGAAGCTGATGAACTGATGATATAGTTGCAATACTGCGTTTTACTTCGATAATGACCGGGGTGTGATTTTTATCATATCCAAAAAGGTCGATAGCTCCAGATTTCACATATTTTTCTCTCTGGGAGATGCGTAATCCCTCTTCGATAATGTTGGGATTGAGAACAATTTGCTTGACAACATCATCTTCCATTCCCGCAATGACGAATTCTGCTTGGTCACGAAGGGTTGTTACAACAACAACTTTTACCATCCGAAAGATAATCTTCATTTTTTCAGGAGGTGGAGTATGACGAGAGCGAAGAATCAACCAAGAATTGTCGATGCTGAATGCCGTTGTTGAACCAGCGGGCTGCCAGTTGACTGGCTCTCGCATCATTGGACGATGAACAATAACATTTCCATCTTGTTTGATAAGAACGATTCGTTCACCCCAATCAAGTAATGATCGAGCCCGCCCGTTATATTCAATAAGACAGTCGCCAATAAGTACAAGATTGGTTTTATCAGTTTTTGCAACATGATGATGCCGTATGAAATGGTATGCATCTTCGATGGTTGGATTGATGACAACGTGAGTCAAAACTCATCTCCCCGTTTCGCTGTACGTTTTATTAAAAAGGGGTATTTCTTGAAGGTTATATAGATGTTTTTTTAATCGGTTTATATATAACATTATGTTTTTCAAATAAAAAGAAATTATGGTGTCGATACAACATGGATACAAATATCAAGGTTATTCGGAGCAATCGCCGGAAAAAAACCATTCAAGCAAAAATGGTCAACGATGTTTTCTATGTGTACGTACCTGCAGGTTTAACACAGCATCAGGAGGATAAATGGGTTCAAATTATGAAGGAACGTTATGAGAAGAAACATCGTTCCAAGATTCTGAATAGTGATGATGCGTTGCAACAGCGTGCTCAGGAGATTAACAAACGTTTTTTTCAAGGAAAACTAGTTTTTGACATCAGCTACGTTCCTAATCAGACAGCAAAGTTTGGTTGTTGTGATACGAGAAATAGAAAAATCCGGATCTCGGATCGTGTTGCAACCATGCCCGCGTGGGTCCAAGATTATATTTTAATCCATGAACTTGCACATCTTATGTATCCAAATCATTCAAAACAGTTTTGGGAAAAAGTACATACCTATCGTTTTGCAGAACGAGCAAAAGGTTATCTCATTGCGGTTGGTATGTCACGTCATGAAGAAACAAATGATCGGTGAGGCTACCAGGTTCCCTGTTGGAATGCAGTGAGATCCATCCGATCTGAACTCCAGTCGTTGAAATCGTTTTTCCCGCGAGAACCATCAGAATAATCAACCATTCTATACATGTATCCGTAGTTCATGCAGCTTTTATACGGACGCCATTTCCACCAGCCAAGCTGCCAGGGATACTTACTGTTTTCATCATGCCCCCCAAGTGGTTCCAGGCCAAGCGTATGTCCGGTTTCATGCATGTAGGCGCTTGCATAAACAATATCACGACGTAAGAGCGGTAACGCTGCTTTTTCCTCAAGAAACTTTGCAGAGATTTGAAAACGATTCGAACCAAACGCATTCCCACCAGCAATTGTACAATTGTAGACGAGAATGCCATAATGGAAGACACCGCTCCGCCAGTTATTCTGATCAAAATGAAGGAAATATTGTTGGTATAACTCATTTAATTGTTGGTACGATGTCTCTGTTTGATAAGGAAGATTGTCTGACCCAGTTCCAACCCATCTTCCATCATCGAGATGAAAAATGATATTTCGCCGATTAAATGCGGTGTAGATCAACTCTTTTGCTGCTTCAGGAAAGACAAGTGGTACGCCATCAGGCCCTAACATCTGATCCAGTTCAACAAAAAGATCTTTTCGGAAAGGATCAGACCCCCATTGACTGGTTAGGTATTCTTCATAGTTTGATAATCCATCTTGGTCAGGATCAAGATTGCGATGAGCATCATACTGTGAATCATTGAATGCCCATGCATGAGAAAAATTATTACTATGCCACTGTCGAATAAAATAATGACCCCATTTATATTCCCATTCAAGAGGACAACCATCGCCATCGGCATCGATACCTCGATTGTCAACCGTTGGGTCCGTCAAGGTAACCATGGTTTCAGCCCAATACGGGATCCCGTCGCCATCGTAGTCGTTTTGGTTTATATCAAACCATAGTTCACAGTCAAGATCCTGTTGATAAAAACTCCGATCATCGCAGCCATTCAATCGTCCATAGCCGCTTTCATCAGGAAGCATCCACCAATTTATATGAACAGGGTTGTTGTTGTCATCTCCATACCAATGACCTGTTTTGATACTATAGGTGAGATTGACCCCCCGAGAATCAAGTAGCTCATTAGTGTTTAAACCACTGAGGTCACACTGTTTGTCAAACAATAGTTGTCGATCCCAGAGTTCAATACGGACATTCACCCATTCTGTATCATCAGGGACATCAAGTGTTGCTGACCAATCTGGTGTATAAATGTATCGAGTATTCCGCCAAACAGGGCTTGTAAACTCTTGATTGTTGATGTAGACTTTAACATACAAATCAGGTTTACTGAGCAAGTCAATTCGTTTGATTGAATGGACTTGCTGATCATATTTTTCAAGAGATCGAATTGTTTTAATAGTCACGGTTACCTCGATATTTATCAGCGGATCAAAATCATCGTGATACGAAATCGCTGTTGTTTGAATATGATTTTGAATTTGAGACGCACTGGCCCCCATAACAACTAAAAGACAAATTCCACAAAGTATCATTGTTTGAATTGTGCCGTTTATCTGCCGCTTCATAAAAATCCCCCAGATATAAGCTGATATGATAGATATCATACTTTATAAAATTTTGCATCATCTAGAAAAATAAACATAAAAAGGGGTGATGGCATATCAGATTTTTGAGTAGTATCTATGAATGATGAAGATTGCAAAAGATTTCTTGAAGATTTCAAAAAGGCAGATGTTGCACGAAAGGTTGATATGTGGTT encodes the following:
- a CDS encoding lysylphosphatidylglycerol synthase transmembrane domain-containing protein, which gives rise to MVKQRKRYLKKGLPLIGIILLLYLVSQLDIHRVINELTSINLVILFFSVFLTIPLLCIRTSAWRLIQDAQNIQLSFVSSMKILLIGFFYGIITPGYLGQVMRIPYMREQTQQPYGKLFVNVVLEVIVHNISLYLMMIVGALLVVSMLPNLLYITLLWLMIVSVSIVVFIRKERGDRFFSWLIHHSLPKKYQQKFVHFTQSFYLDFPNIRKLLLPGFLGVFTWIIVFTQEYLVAVAVGAEIPYLYFLLLYPIANTAGFIPITFAGLGTREFTAVFLFSTLFTISAEKIFVFTILGFVITEILLGFAGFLVSFMDPRITTHASGSLKE
- a CDS encoding C25 family cysteine peptidase, encoding MKKILPLILVGMLVFAGLGVRANIDETSKNLCVTMVTSQPNVVDKGEYIVLELPETTSYVLDAGKPMMPKQVHVFDIPFGSTNIQVSCVPTDISEMYVTKEIIPSPQPLPLLPDVEVGNEDIKDMQVYTSSELYPSCWYDYQTTAGLDGSGNHVIHVAIHTYPVRYAPLLGKIVTSKTMTISVSYTPPNTPILFGDTYDLVIIAPSRFSRALQPLVKHKNDMGMRTIFKTTEWIYTKYQGFDKPEKIKHFIKDALGPEGLNWGIRYVLLVGGLKNHLFTNDRENNSTGTKAWHVPVRYTNLYESYNSHQPPSSSNVYDPGYVSDLYYADVYNANGSFSTWDTNKDRTYAVWGKSGFARDTLDLDPDVAVGRLACRNTLEVKQVVKKIITYEKKTAGQEWFKKMVVIAGDGFQDQADFGISWDVNSLPTGRYTIYAQSKNIDDVAGPVDIINVTVDKSVASKVTFNEDDHLKIDKYPALPIAEITSPSEGDILGNTNVDKIPEKAYIGSRWAKIRYINGVMEIKGKSYDPRPDGVVTTLHVVIKASNGSVVFEAEKSFEMYFEDEHETKLAMSYMPNDFTKEVLWSSNGKFTSQDDVISALSAGSGFVYFSGHGSPRVWANHYPGIPGGRANSSIVGLSSFDIKKAPYFPMSKLTNGNKLPVLLVGGCHNSQFNISLIKTLNLTDKFGPFAASDIAGYWTHGVPTYEAWSWAPVQSSKGGAIATIGCTGLGYGYLGVGCTQGLGGWINPQFFKITGQKIDASQPLILGDIYRQTLSNYITTFPVKRELEDCKTVQEWILLGDPSLMIGGYTT
- the nucS gene encoding endonuclease NucS translates to MTHVVINPTIEDAYHFIRHHHVAKTDKTNLVLIGDCLIEYNGRARSLLDWGERIVLIKQDGNVIVHRPMMREPVNWQPAGSTTAFSIDNSWLILRSRHTPPPEKMKIIFRMVKVVVVTTLRDQAEFVIAGMEDDVVKQIVLNPNIIEEGLRISQREKYVKSGAIDLFGYDKNHTPVIIEVKRSIATISSVHQLRMYVCDIKRDNKEAKVRGILCAPKIPDMVRKLLVEYNLEWREVERTVVLPDDLQKTLQDF
- a CDS encoding M48 family metallopeptidase translates to MDTNIKVIRSNRRKKTIQAKMVNDVFYVYVPAGLTQHQEDKWVQIMKERYEKKHRSKILNSDDALQQRAQEINKRFFQGKLVFDISYVPNQTAKFGCCDTRNRKIRISDRVATMPAWVQDYILIHELAHLMYPNHSKQFWEKVHTYRFAERAKGYLIAVGMSRHEETNDR